From Bacillus oleivorans, the proteins below share one genomic window:
- a CDS encoding lamin tail domain-containing protein, translating into MRNKLKKGMIFLFILAILLSNVSFTSNSRLVFAENHTSSTTTNSTPQPEEDTTAAPSSDGTTTPEETSKEASQSTINDSAPKDEKDSELEIATEEDKGSPVIQHTPITEVKASEDVVIAAEITNAAEFTAALHYQTSPDEGFHTIPMNLVEGSSYQAVVTKDQLITDTLKYYITVSQPDSEIIYPEGNPFEVTVSQEDGVDYNSLPHLLITEISPNSQGSGTDYYEYFELYNNTNQPLNLTNYSFIYRYTDTGNELSFQIPVTTIEPQETLVFWFNNGNKTLSDFNANFGTELSEEQVVQFNDVFPGFANGGNRAIVIKDHTGAEVISASYLSGETDNTGAVVEYKYPTTGTEMVKHQVLTLPTPSTIEAIQVPETPVTLPDQPKDVEAPVITHTPITSSQPLTSIQIEARVTDNVAVPVVTLHYKKESDLDFTSIPMSPNGETYMAEIPSFHVYEPIVYFIEASDGVNFTTTDEYTIQVVQPEVDFTSIPYLLVTEIVPDTTNVGTADGYEFIEIYNNSDQAINFKDYKMYYRYGTDPATDVVWPSDPEEVVIPAGETLVLWIINTQNREQTVADFNANYGSSLVENEDIVRIYSDGMANGSMRGLVIGTNTHKEISVSYYNDEPNVDDTFANKGIVFGYPTDKSTVGKKIGILDATPGRVEGFQVPSEPVHSEEDTVPPTIENLTNVTEVNQKDNIDITANVTDDKEVKSVRLFYKVDNQDTYREAILQENYDDLLYHHMIYSPDLIGNQFVDYYLVVSDGSTEVTSDTYRVTITNELDSSSLRLNVKSDEILRGEKELKATSATDAPDDIKMFIDGNEVTEGLYQSVEHTAYFAFEVNGLNTYFQNAVTMGEEVLYTMDDDWLTQWKTFSIPIEPERLAVGETVITVRTGNKASPFDLDSAENRDDFDLKNVRLVLADGTIIKDPSYSDPSQILKMNDANPFVDFTFTITENEARSKTYRWDTTSVSDGKHVVMVQDKDEEVSSELVVDNTAPTVKTSLKEGKEYKGAFSIDVDVKDKLSGVDSYKVLLDGKDIQVPLETSSAELIPGEHELLITAFDKAGNQQETRVEFSVADENPSQPEVVSPANHSIVDGDPKLQVKVTDPTNDKLDVTFYKGYKYDLSTDVHVKGFKHATEFEPPLQMVPEGEQAFTSEDIQLVSKADGSYLISDSETQFPYHRFDVTVDESLDENDRVELYWKGNSLEGRKVSMYAWNHGSNQWTLIDYKIAGTEDFQLKGLVTVSEYVKDSKINVLVQDEIPSTPDDYDYTFVWMSDTQFYSESFPYIYERQTEWIAEKQEELKIKYVFHTGDLVNKSNQEYQWKNADNFMKVLDDHQIPYGVLAGNHDVDQVSNDYTEYYKYFGEDRFKDKPYYGGSYLNNRGHYDLISAGGNDFIMVYLGWGVTDEGIQWVNEVLAAHPDELAILNFHEYLLATGSRHPLGEKLYNEIVLPNPNVIAVLSGHYHEAQTLVDQIDDDGDGVADRQVTQMLADYQAGPEGGQGYMRLLHFDQDNNRILVNTYSPYLDDYNYYDTGAFPGKDEFVINLDLAPSKKRVATDYFAVNIYTDHVIDTDKVKSGDIAEAVWNGLESNKAYSWYVIVEDKYTGRTISDIWTFVKGKEIEGSKKKIGSSDSD; encoded by the coding sequence ATGAGAAACAAATTAAAAAAAGGGATGATATTTTTATTTATTCTAGCAATCTTACTTTCAAATGTTAGTTTTACAAGTAACTCAAGATTAGTCTTTGCAGAGAATCATACATCTTCTACAACCACTAACTCTACTCCACAACCAGAAGAAGACACAACTGCTGCTCCAAGTTCTGATGGGACAACGACTCCAGAGGAAACATCTAAAGAGGCATCACAGTCTACCATTAATGACTCTGCTCCAAAAGATGAGAAAGATTCTGAGCTTGAAATAGCGACAGAGGAGGACAAAGGTTCTCCTGTTATTCAGCACACTCCTATTACAGAAGTAAAAGCTTCAGAAGATGTTGTGATTGCTGCTGAGATTACGAATGCTGCCGAATTCACTGCTGCACTTCATTATCAAACATCACCAGATGAAGGATTTCACACCATTCCTATGAATCTAGTGGAAGGATCATCGTACCAGGCTGTTGTCACTAAAGATCAGCTTATAACAGACACTTTAAAATACTATATTACTGTTAGCCAACCGGATAGCGAAATCATCTACCCAGAAGGCAACCCATTTGAAGTAACCGTTTCTCAGGAAGATGGAGTGGATTATAATAGTCTGCCACATCTCTTAATTACGGAAATATCACCAAACTCACAAGGATCCGGAACTGATTATTATGAGTATTTTGAGCTGTACAATAATACAAATCAACCACTAAATTTAACGAATTACTCATTTATCTATCGGTATACAGATACAGGAAATGAGTTATCTTTTCAAATCCCAGTGACAACAATTGAACCCCAAGAGACACTTGTATTTTGGTTTAATAATGGGAACAAGACACTTTCAGACTTCAACGCAAACTTTGGAACAGAATTATCGGAGGAGCAGGTCGTTCAATTTAACGATGTGTTTCCGGGATTCGCCAATGGGGGAAATCGGGCTATTGTCATAAAAGACCATACTGGTGCTGAAGTGATTTCAGCAAGCTATCTGTCCGGTGAAACAGATAATACAGGTGCCGTTGTAGAATACAAGTATCCAACAACAGGTACTGAAATGGTCAAGCATCAAGTCTTAACGTTACCAACTCCTAGTACCATTGAAGCCATTCAAGTACCAGAAACGCCGGTAACTTTACCCGATCAGCCAAAGGACGTCGAAGCTCCTGTCATTACACATACTCCAATCACTAGCAGCCAGCCATTAACCTCAATCCAGATTGAAGCAAGAGTGACAGACAACGTCGCTGTCCCAGTAGTTACGCTTCATTATAAAAAAGAGAGTGACCTTGATTTTACATCGATACCAATGAGTCCTAATGGCGAAACATATATGGCAGAAATTCCAAGTTTTCATGTGTATGAACCTATTGTGTACTTTATTGAAGCATCAGATGGTGTGAACTTCACCACTACAGATGAATATACGATTCAGGTAGTTCAGCCAGAGGTTGATTTTACAAGTATTCCTTATTTACTAGTTACAGAGATTGTACCTGATACCACAAATGTCGGAACGGCTGATGGCTATGAATTTATTGAAATCTATAATAACAGTGATCAAGCAATCAATTTTAAAGATTATAAAATGTATTATCGATATGGAACCGATCCAGCTACAGATGTGGTTTGGCCCTCAGATCCCGAAGAAGTGGTAATCCCGGCTGGAGAAACGCTCGTGCTTTGGATTATCAATACGCAAAACAGGGAGCAAACAGTTGCAGATTTTAACGCAAACTACGGATCAAGCTTAGTCGAAAATGAAGATATAGTCCGAATCTACAGTGACGGTATGGCAAATGGCAGTATGCGCGGGCTTGTGATTGGAACCAATACACATAAAGAAATTTCTGTTTCTTATTACAATGACGAACCAAATGTGGATGATACGTTTGCAAATAAAGGGATTGTTTTCGGGTACCCCACTGATAAATCAACAGTTGGTAAAAAGATTGGCATCCTAGATGCTACACCAGGAAGGGTTGAGGGCTTCCAGGTTCCAAGCGAGCCAGTTCATTCGGAAGAAGACACTGTGCCGCCAACCATTGAAAACCTAACAAACGTAACAGAGGTGAATCAAAAGGACAATATCGATATCACTGCTAATGTAACTGACGATAAGGAAGTAAAATCAGTTCGTTTATTTTATAAAGTTGATAACCAAGACACATATAGAGAAGCGATTTTACAAGAGAATTACGATGATTTGCTATATCATCATATGATCTATTCCCCTGATTTAATTGGGAATCAATTTGTTGATTATTATTTGGTAGTTTCTGATGGCAGCACAGAGGTCACAAGTGATACCTATCGAGTAACGATTACGAATGAACTCGATTCCTCTAGCCTTAGATTAAATGTAAAAAGTGATGAAATCCTGCGCGGTGAAAAGGAACTCAAGGCTACATCAGCAACAGATGCTCCCGATGACATTAAAATGTTCATTGATGGTAATGAGGTTACGGAAGGGTTGTACCAATCGGTAGAGCATACTGCTTATTTTGCTTTTGAAGTAAATGGTCTCAACACGTATTTCCAAAACGCAGTAACGATGGGGGAAGAAGTTCTATACACCATGGATGATGATTGGTTAACACAGTGGAAAACCTTTAGCATTCCTATTGAACCTGAACGGCTGGCAGTTGGAGAAACAGTCATTACCGTTCGTACAGGAAATAAAGCATCACCGTTTGATTTAGATTCTGCCGAAAATCGCGATGATTTTGATTTGAAAAATGTTCGCTTGGTGCTTGCTGATGGAACTATTATCAAGGATCCTTCATACAGTGACCCATCTCAAATTCTTAAAATGAATGATGCGAACCCATTTGTTGATTTTACCTTTACGATTACTGAAAACGAGGCTCGCTCAAAAACCTATAGGTGGGACACTACCTCTGTATCAGATGGCAAACATGTAGTGATGGTTCAGGATAAAGACGAAGAGGTTAGTTCTGAGCTAGTAGTAGATAATACAGCACCGACTGTCAAAACTAGCCTGAAGGAAGGAAAGGAATACAAAGGCGCCTTTTCCATTGATGTTGATGTAAAGGATAAACTTTCGGGTGTTGACAGCTACAAGGTTTTACTAGACGGTAAAGATATTCAAGTACCACTTGAAACATCTTCCGCGGAGCTGATTCCAGGTGAACACGAACTGCTGATCACAGCTTTTGATAAAGCGGGAAATCAACAAGAGACGCGTGTTGAGTTTTCGGTTGCAGATGAAAACCCAAGTCAGCCTGAAGTTGTGTCACCAGCTAATCATTCGATAGTCGATGGTGATCCGAAATTACAGGTAAAGGTTACTGATCCAACAAACGATAAGTTAGATGTTACTTTTTACAAAGGATATAAGTATGACCTGAGTACTGACGTACATGTAAAAGGATTTAAACATGCAACAGAGTTTGAGCCGCCGCTGCAAATGGTTCCAGAAGGAGAACAAGCTTTTACCTCAGAGGATATACAGCTTGTCTCTAAGGCAGACGGGAGCTATTTAATTTCAGATTCTGAAACCCAATTCCCTTATCATCGTTTTGATGTTACCGTTGACGAGTCCTTAGACGAAAATGACCGCGTCGAACTTTATTGGAAAGGGAATTCGCTTGAGGGCAGAAAAGTATCGATGTATGCATGGAATCACGGTTCCAATCAATGGACATTAATCGACTATAAAATTGCAGGGACTGAGGATTTTCAGCTAAAGGGACTAGTCACTGTGAGTGAATATGTCAAGGATTCAAAAATAAATGTACTTGTTCAAGACGAAATTCCGAGTACACCGGATGATTATGATTACACATTTGTCTGGATGTCGGATACACAATTTTATTCAGAAAGCTTCCCTTATATTTATGAGCGACAAACGGAGTGGATTGCTGAAAAACAAGAAGAACTAAAGATTAAATATGTGTTCCACACTGGTGATTTAGTTAATAAATCAAACCAGGAATATCAATGGAAAAATGCGGATAACTTTATGAAAGTCCTTGATGACCATCAGATCCCATATGGAGTGCTGGCAGGGAACCATGATGTGGACCAGGTAAGCAATGACTACACGGAGTACTATAAGTACTTCGGCGAAGATCGTTTCAAGGATAAGCCATATTACGGCGGGTCTTATTTAAACAACCGCGGACATTATGATTTAATTTCAGCGGGCGGAAATGATTTCATTATGGTTTATCTTGGCTGGGGTGTAACAGATGAAGGGATACAATGGGTAAATGAAGTGCTTGCCGCTCATCCAGACGAACTCGCGATATTAAATTTCCACGAATATTTGCTCGCAACGGGATCTAGACACCCGCTTGGCGAAAAGCTCTACAATGAAATTGTGCTGCCCAATCCGAATGTCATTGCCGTCCTCAGCGGTCATTACCATGAGGCACAAACCCTGGTAGATCAAATCGATGATGATGGCGACGGTGTCGCAGATCGTCAAGTCACACAAATGCTTGCAGATTATCAGGCTGGACCTGAAGGCGGTCAGGGCTATATGAGACTGCTTCATTTCGATCAGGACAATAATCGGATCTTGGTGAATACGTACTCTCCTTACTTGGATGATTATAACTACTATGATACTGGGGCATTTCCCGGAAAAGATGAGTTTGTCATCAATCTTGATTTAGCTCCAAGTAAAAAGAGAGTCGCAACCGATTATTTTGCTGTTAATATCTATACAGACCATGTAATTGATACGGATAAAGTAAAAAGCGGGGATATTGCTGAAGCAGTTTGGAACGGTTTAGAGAGCAATAAGGCTTATTCATGGTATGTGATTGTCGAAGATAAGTACACAGGAAGAACGATTTCTGATATTTGGACGTTCGTAAAAGGAAAAGAAATAGAGGGATCAAAAAAGAAAATAGGCAGTTCCGATTCTGATTAA
- a CDS encoding AzlC family ABC transporter permease, translating into MEESVYTKAGTAASLHFKQGLKAGTSIAIGYFPIAVAFGLIAKTTGLTLSETVFMSLFVYAGAAQYMSLSLIEEGIGMAEIVLTTFIVNIRHLLLSTSLNEKVEKDSVFKKAVYAFGVTDETFSVASITKEKLTTGFMYGLTIIAYLSWVISSGIGYIGGSLMPQFLQESMSVALYAMFIGLLVPSLKGNRKVMFLALVAAVFNTVITMSDVMSSGWAIVASTLASAILIEWVEWIRNRGVVQHD; encoded by the coding sequence ATGGAGGAAAGTGTTTATACCAAAGCGGGAACAGCGGCTTCATTACATTTTAAACAGGGCTTAAAGGCGGGTACCAGTATTGCGATTGGCTATTTTCCTATAGCAGTAGCCTTTGGTCTGATTGCCAAAACCACAGGTTTAACTTTATCTGAAACGGTATTTATGAGTCTTTTTGTATATGCGGGGGCTGCCCAGTATATGTCCTTAAGCTTGATCGAAGAAGGAATTGGAATGGCCGAAATTGTCCTGACAACTTTTATTGTTAACATCAGACATTTACTATTATCAACGTCCCTTAATGAAAAAGTAGAAAAAGACTCTGTGTTTAAAAAAGCTGTCTATGCCTTTGGAGTTACAGACGAAACATTTTCTGTGGCATCGATTACGAAAGAAAAGTTAACAACTGGCTTTATGTACGGTTTAACGATTATAGCCTATTTGAGCTGGGTCATCAGTTCAGGAATCGGATATATTGGCGGCTCGCTAATGCCGCAATTTTTACAGGAAAGTATGTCGGTCGCATTGTATGCGATGTTTATCGGGCTATTGGTGCCTTCATTGAAAGGGAATAGAAAAGTAATGTTTCTGGCTTTAGTTGCCGCTGTGTTTAATACGGTTATAACGATGTCGGATGTCATGTCATCTGGGTGGGCAATCGTAGCTTCGACTTTAGCTTCTGCTATTTTAATAGAATGGGTTGAATGGATCAGAAATCGAGGTGTTGTTCAGCATGACTAG
- a CDS encoding fatty acid--CoA ligase family protein, with protein sequence MNITEKLRETAARVPAKPAYYFAGESKSYAELEGAVTKFASGLQKIGIQKGDHVGLILGNSPYFVIGLYGALRAGATVVPMNPLYTPTEIGYMLDNGDVKALIALDLVLPVLEKVHTSLPKVESFILCETPKQEGDSPLDLGSLSIYPKLQAFTEVLEKGDLSFAPVDVKEDDTAVILYTSGTTGKPKGAMLTHKNLFSNAHDIAEYLKFNEEDRVITALPMFHVFCLTVALNAPLMKGATLLIVPRFSPKEIFDLGKTMNPTVFAGVPTMYNFLYQYPEGNPDDLKSLRLCVSGGASMPVALLKNFEHKFKVVVSEGYGLSEASPVATFNPLDRPRKPGSIGTSINNVENKVVDATGEEVPIGQVGELIVKGPNVMKGYYKLQEETVATIKDGWLYTGDLARMDEEGYLYIVDRKKDMIVVGGYNVYPREVEEVLYNHPDIVEAAVVGIPDPAHGEAVKSFVVSNNPDLTADDLIEYCSLHLAKYKLPSYVEFIDELPKNATGKILRRSLKEIAVETK encoded by the coding sequence ATGAATATCACGGAAAAGCTTAGAGAAACGGCAGCTCGAGTTCCCGCTAAGCCAGCGTATTATTTTGCAGGGGAAAGCAAATCCTACGCTGAATTAGAGGGGGCTGTAACGAAGTTTGCAAGTGGTCTGCAGAAGATTGGGATCCAAAAAGGTGACCATGTAGGACTCATATTAGGGAATTCACCGTATTTTGTAATCGGCTTATATGGGGCATTAAGAGCAGGAGCAACTGTCGTTCCGATGAATCCGCTTTATACTCCAACGGAAATTGGCTACATGCTTGACAATGGGGATGTAAAAGCACTGATTGCCTTGGACCTTGTGCTGCCAGTATTAGAAAAAGTACATACCTCTCTTCCAAAAGTTGAATCTTTCATTCTTTGCGAAACTCCAAAACAAGAGGGAGATTCCCCATTAGATTTAGGGAGTTTATCGATTTACCCTAAATTGCAAGCGTTTACAGAGGTGTTGGAGAAAGGGGATTTATCTTTCGCGCCAGTTGACGTAAAAGAGGATGATACTGCGGTTATCCTGTATACATCTGGTACGACAGGCAAACCTAAAGGGGCAATGCTGACTCACAAAAATTTATTTAGTAATGCTCATGACATCGCGGAGTATTTAAAATTCAATGAAGAAGACCGCGTTATTACAGCTTTGCCAATGTTTCACGTTTTTTGCCTAACCGTCGCTTTGAATGCTCCATTAATGAAAGGAGCAACTCTACTTATCGTGCCGCGGTTTAGTCCGAAAGAAATTTTTGATTTAGGAAAAACCATGAATCCAACCGTTTTCGCTGGCGTTCCAACGATGTACAACTTCTTGTACCAATATCCAGAAGGAAACCCGGACGATTTGAAGTCTCTTAGACTTTGTGTTTCTGGGGGAGCTTCCATGCCGGTTGCCCTGCTTAAAAATTTTGAACATAAATTTAAGGTGGTTGTTTCAGAAGGCTATGGACTCTCGGAAGCCTCTCCCGTAGCCACCTTTAATCCGCTCGACCGTCCGCGAAAGCCTGGGTCTATCGGAACATCCATAAACAATGTAGAAAATAAAGTGGTGGACGCAACTGGCGAGGAAGTACCCATAGGTCAAGTCGGGGAATTAATTGTAAAAGGTCCTAACGTGATGAAGGGATATTATAAACTACAGGAAGAAACTGTGGCCACCATTAAGGACGGCTGGCTTTACACTGGGGATTTAGCGAGAATGGACGAAGAAGGCTACTTATATATCGTCGATCGTAAAAAGGATATGATAGTTGTTGGCGGATACAATGTGTATCCTCGCGAAGTGGAAGAAGTCTTGTATAATCATCCTGATATTGTGGAGGCAGCTGTTGTAGGAATTCCGGATCCAGCCCATGGAGAAGCTGTTAAAAGCTTCGTGGTTTCCAATAATCCCGATTTAACAGCCGATGACTTGATAGAATATTGCTCTTTGCATCTCGCTAAATACAAGCTTCCTAGTTACGTAGAATTTATAGACGAACTTCCGAAAAACGCAACCGGAAAAATTTTAAGAAGATCTTTAAAGGAAATAGCAGTTGAGACTAAATAA
- a CDS encoding helix-turn-helix domain-containing protein translates to MEEIQKKIGEKVKSLRKLRQLSLDQAAIRTGVSKAMLGQIERGESSPTVTTLWKIATGFQVSFSSLIQEEESNISIVRKDSVTPIRENDDKYRVYSIFPFDARKKFEVFLIELLPGCHHISEPHPEGVEEYITVMEGSLTIEFAGEEHEIRKGESLRFVPNQTHTYQNKGSEVVQCHMIIYYP, encoded by the coding sequence ATGGAAGAAATTCAAAAAAAAATCGGAGAAAAAGTGAAGTCGCTGCGAAAATTGAGACAGCTAAGCCTTGATCAGGCTGCGATTCGGACAGGGGTATCGAAAGCCATGCTTGGTCAAATTGAAAGAGGCGAATCAAGCCCGACTGTCACGACTCTATGGAAAATTGCTACTGGCTTCCAAGTATCCTTTTCTTCCCTGATCCAAGAGGAAGAATCCAATATTTCCATTGTCCGTAAAGACTCCGTAACCCCCATCAGAGAAAATGATGATAAATATCGGGTTTATTCGATCTTCCCTTTTGACGCACGGAAGAAGTTTGAAGTTTTTTTAATTGAGCTGCTGCCAGGCTGCCATCACATTTCGGAACCTCATCCTGAGGGAGTTGAGGAATACATTACCGTGATGGAAGGATCCCTGACAATTGAATTTGCGGGGGAAGAGCATGAAATTCGTAAAGGGGAATCACTGCGCTTTGTGCCCAATCAAACCCACACTTATCAGAATAAAGGCTCTGAGGTTGTTCAATGTCATATGATTATTTATTATCCATAA
- a CDS encoding AzlD domain-containing protein, whose product MTSPIFWMIVGMGIVTYIPRMLPFVLIRGKELPPFIQGVLKNVPYATLGALIFPAIFFIQEELWFGVVGAISAFAIAFIGVNVIVVVIGTVAVLSIFSLF is encoded by the coding sequence ATGACTAGCCCAATTTTTTGGATGATTGTTGGAATGGGGATTGTGACGTACATACCAAGAATGCTTCCTTTTGTCCTGATTCGGGGAAAAGAGCTTCCGCCTTTTATTCAAGGGGTATTAAAAAATGTACCATATGCAACTTTAGGCGCGCTTATTTTTCCAGCGATCTTTTTTATTCAAGAGGAGCTCTGGTTTGGTGTCGTGGGCGCGATTTCCGCATTTGCAATTGCATTCATCGGTGTGAATGTGATTGTGGTTGTGATTGGAACGGTGGCGGTATTGTCGATTTTTTCTTTGTTTTAG